From a single Crateriforma spongiae genomic region:
- a CDS encoding nucleoside hydrolase: protein MMPRRFGRTCPLFVLVLNIAFTGKECVVAQPTGQDAERGPVQVIFDTDITGDVDDVLALAMLHTLADRGECDLLAVTISKRHPQAAAFVDAINTFYGRPDIPIGISTTAPPRESRYLSLVDRRRPDGTDQYPHDLRDDSDARDAVELLRQTLADADDHSVCLIQVGLAVNTADLLDSKPDRISPMTGHDLVQQKLRLASIMAGAFGPVGSNPRHLEANVKNHIESMQQLVTRWPQSVPRIWSDFRIGIAAKYPRRSIKNDFRYDSDHPVRQAYLRYNGPDHDRPTWDLTSVLYAVRPGDGYFGLSDRGVVEVQDDGFTTFRPSADGPDRYLTMSKPQAHRVIEVQRSLVSQPPNLNAPSRVAD, encoded by the coding sequence ATGATGCCACGACGTTTTGGTCGGACTTGCCCCCTGTTCGTTCTGGTGTTGAATATTGCGTTCACGGGAAAGGAATGCGTGGTCGCCCAGCCGACAGGCCAGGACGCCGAACGAGGTCCGGTGCAGGTAATCTTCGACACCGACATCACCGGCGACGTGGACGACGTCCTAGCCCTGGCAATGCTGCACACGCTGGCGGATCGTGGCGAGTGCGATCTGTTGGCCGTGACGATTTCAAAACGTCACCCGCAAGCTGCCGCGTTCGTTGATGCGATCAACACGTTTTATGGTCGGCCGGACATCCCGATCGGCATTTCGACGACGGCACCACCGCGTGAGAGTCGTTATTTGTCGTTGGTCGATCGACGGCGCCCTGACGGCACCGATCAGTATCCACATGATCTACGTGACGACAGCGATGCACGCGACGCCGTCGAATTGCTGCGGCAAACCTTGGCCGATGCAGACGATCATTCCGTCTGTCTGATCCAAGTCGGCTTGGCGGTCAACACAGCGGATTTGCTTGACAGTAAACCGGACCGCATCAGCCCCATGACTGGACACGATCTGGTGCAGCAAAAGCTGCGTCTCGCGTCCATCATGGCGGGTGCCTTTGGCCCCGTCGGATCGAATCCCCGGCACTTGGAGGCCAACGTAAAGAACCACATTGAATCCATGCAGCAATTGGTCACCCGCTGGCCGCAAAGCGTTCCCCGTATCTGGAGTGATTTCCGAATCGGTATCGCTGCCAAATATCCGCGACGTTCGATCAAGAATGACTTCCGCTACGATTCCGATCATCCCGTCCGCCAAGCCTACTTACGATACAACGGCCCCGACCACGATCGCCCGACTTGGGACCTGACCAGCGTGCTTTACGCCGTTCGGCCCGGGGACGGCTATTTTGGCTTGTCCGATCGCGGGGTGGTCGAAGTCCAAGACGACGGCTTCACCACGTTTCGTCCGTCCGCGGATGGCCCCGATCGTTACCTGACCATGAGCAAACCTCAAGCTCATCGCGTCATCGAAGTTCAGCGTAGCCTTGTCAGCCAGCCACCCAATCTGAACGCACCGTCCCGCGTTGCCGATTGA
- a CDS encoding ABC transporter substrate-binding protein produces the protein MNSQCFRFNQTTGNRPRHLRTFIHRVTGLIIASGLLFALGCRQSDQPPTVTAADQARADQLAVQVQLNWYPETEHGGVYQAQADGTYAAAGLNVEIRPGGRATPVAPELDLARCHFAITGADDVIQFRRQGSKVVAVLAAVQNHPRCIMVQAACPVRSFDDFATSGMTLQCQPGRAFLDFLEQRGYLKQVKQVPYHGSVASLVTDPTIAIQAYSFAEPLLAKQQGVQTRQLMVSDLGWNPYSSVLVTTETLIEEQPELVRKFVQATRQGWQHYFDNPALGNAAVLDANQHGMTAEALQFGVEQMKPLAVPQDMTSQDIGMMTLDRWQTLVEQMDSLDPQRAGKVRPGDCFTTAFLRDES, from the coding sequence ATGAACAGCCAATGTTTTCGATTTAACCAAACAACCGGCAACCGTCCGCGGCATTTACGAACGTTCATCCACCGGGTGACGGGGCTGATCATCGCGTCCGGTCTGCTGTTCGCGTTGGGGTGTCGACAATCGGATCAACCGCCGACCGTGACCGCCGCCGATCAAGCCCGGGCGGATCAGTTGGCGGTTCAAGTCCAGTTGAATTGGTACCCCGAAACCGAGCACGGTGGGGTTTATCAGGCTCAGGCCGACGGGACCTATGCGGCGGCCGGTTTGAATGTCGAAATCCGTCCCGGAGGCCGAGCAACGCCGGTGGCTCCGGAGCTGGACTTGGCACGTTGTCACTTTGCGATCACGGGTGCCGACGATGTGATTCAGTTTCGTCGTCAGGGATCCAAAGTGGTGGCCGTCTTGGCTGCGGTCCAAAATCATCCGCGTTGCATCATGGTCCAAGCGGCCTGCCCGGTTCGGTCCTTTGATGACTTTGCCACCAGCGGGATGACGCTGCAATGCCAGCCTGGAAGAGCATTCTTGGATTTTCTGGAACAGCGTGGATATTTGAAACAAGTCAAACAGGTGCCCTACCACGGCAGTGTTGCATCCTTGGTCACCGATCCGACGATTGCGATCCAAGCCTACAGTTTTGCTGAACCGCTGTTGGCCAAACAGCAAGGCGTTCAGACGCGTCAGTTAATGGTCAGCGATCTGGGGTGGAATCCCTACTCCAGTGTTCTGGTCACCACCGAAACGCTGATCGAGGAACAACCCGAATTAGTTCGTAAATTTGTCCAGGCGACGCGACAGGGCTGGCAGCATTACTTTGACAATCCTGCACTTGGCAACGCGGCCGTATTGGACGCCAATCAACACGGCATGACTGCCGAAGCCTTACAGTTCGGCGTCGAACAGATGAAGCCACTTGCGGTCCCGCAAGACATGACGTCCCAAGACATCGGCATGATGACGCTTGATCGGTGGCAGACGTTGGTCGAACAAATGGACAGCCTGGATCCGCAACGGGCCGGGAAGGTGCGACCCGGTGATTGCTTCACAACGGCATTTTTGCGCGACGAGAGTTGA
- a CDS encoding serine/threonine protein kinase, which yields MDDITTDQFVTSSSKSSPRGPKLLGIWRLGSVVHRTESAEITLAQPADASQNPRWDYVIKRGLDVEQSPSHRQFIAQAAAASQVAKHPNLVCVLDGSVSGSHPFVVMPRIEGRTLQQHLSDGNNLALPVALWLTRQTAQAITTLHAGGWIHGDIKPANILVSGQGHATVIDLGFARRIHTPLGRVFRGTPEYASPEMLESETAALPSMDVFSLGRMLWQFMAHCNDSSSLVVETASELVASMIDLDPDARPTAASVVDRLLKLEIDALGSHIEPVHRARRAA from the coding sequence ATGGACGACATCACCACCGACCAATTTGTGACCAGCAGTTCCAAGTCATCGCCGCGGGGCCCCAAATTACTGGGGATCTGGCGATTGGGCAGCGTGGTCCATCGAACCGAGTCGGCGGAGATTACTTTGGCACAACCGGCGGATGCTTCCCAAAACCCGCGTTGGGACTATGTCATCAAGCGGGGCTTGGATGTTGAACAGTCACCAAGTCATCGACAGTTCATCGCACAGGCCGCTGCGGCTTCGCAAGTTGCCAAGCATCCGAATCTGGTGTGCGTTTTGGACGGATCCGTTTCGGGTTCGCATCCATTCGTGGTGATGCCACGAATCGAAGGCCGGACGTTGCAACAACACTTGAGCGATGGCAACAACTTGGCATTGCCGGTTGCACTTTGGCTGACCCGACAAACGGCCCAAGCGATCACCACACTGCACGCGGGCGGATGGATCCACGGCGACATCAAACCGGCCAACATCTTGGTCAGCGGCCAAGGTCATGCGACCGTGATCGACCTCGGTTTTGCACGACGCATCCACACCCCGCTCGGTCGCGTGTTTCGCGGAACGCCCGAATACGCGTCACCCGAAATGCTGGAAAGCGAAACAGCGGCATTGCCCTCGATGGATGTGTTTTCGTTGGGCCGAATGCTTTGGCAGTTCATGGCGCATTGCAACGACAGTTCATCGCTGGTCGTGGAAACCGCTTCGGAACTGGTTGCATCGATGATCGACTTGGATCCGGACGCACGGCCGACCGCCGCGTCCGTCGTCGACCGATTGCTGAAACTGGAAATTGATGCGTTGGGAAGCCATATCGAACCGGTGCACCGAGCACGACGCGCGGCATAG